In a single window of the Centroberyx gerrardi isolate f3 chromosome 17, fCenGer3.hap1.cur.20231027, whole genome shotgun sequence genome:
- the cldn23l gene encoding claudin-23 encodes MHTPASMVMGIVFAPVGLVLVFTAAITPQWREGQARLGMTGPGSLPRSGVKGQGSGVRAGSVETLLLLRSDGLWESCLQVAHSELKQCWPVAGAYQRDPRVCLAQGLVLSSLFLCGAGIVLACIGVRCWTDLPLRGVAATGGLLVVLAGLLSLTALGVYTHNLGRLGMEDPGQGINNRFPHLSLRPAGSLYFGWLGSCIQVLGGSALLLSFKRPRCPTCPSCPELPACPVCRSCPDINKSETEVYEVSC; translated from the coding sequence ATGCACACTCCAGCCTCCATGGTGATGGGCATTGTCTTTGCCCCAGTGGGATTGGTCCTTGTCTTCACCGCCGCCATCACTCCTCAGTGGAGAGAGGGGCAGGCGCGCCTGGGCATGACGGGGCCGGGGTCACTTCCTCGGTCAGGGGTAaagggtcaagggtcaggggtcagggccGGGTCAGTGGAGACGCTGCTCCTGCTGCGCTCTGATGGACTGTGGGAGAGCTGCCTGCAGGTGGCGCACTCGGAGCTGAAGCAGTGCTGGCCGGTGGCGGGCGCGTACCAGAGAGACCCTCGGGTTTGCCTGGCACAAGGCTTGGTGCTAAGCTCCTTGTTCCTGTGCGGCGCTGGCATTGTTCTGGCGTGTATCGGGGTCCGCTGTTGGACCGATCTTCCTCTGAGAGGTGTAGCGGCGACCGGTGGCCTCTTGGTGGTGCTGGCCGGGCTGCTGAGCCTCACTGCCCTGGGGGTGTACACTCACAACCTCGGAAGACTGGGGATGGAGGATCCAGGCCAAGGGATCAACAACAGGTTCCCTCACCTCAGCCTGCGCCCAGCCGGCTCGCTCTACTTTGGATGGCTGGGTTCATGCATACAGGTGCTGGGAGGCAGCGCTCTGCTGCTCAGCTTCAAACGACCAAGATGCCCGACCTGCCCCTCCTGCCCAGAGCTGCCCGCTTGTCCTGTGTGTCGTTCCTGTCCAGACATTAACAAGTCAGAGACAGAGGTGTATGAAGTCAGCTGTTAG